The proteins below come from a single Drosophila suzukii chromosome X, CBGP_Dsuzu_IsoJpt1.0, whole genome shotgun sequence genomic window:
- the I-3 gene encoding uncharacterized protein I-3, producing MDQPKAKLSTIDGESEPRSPRKVTSTIPAAAPVPAFPPETDSGISSADSSDSVPQVAAVASPCLLRLRLAQTQPEKPKKKRVGFHAGVIDNEHMNRRKSKCCCIYRKPHPFGESSSSTDDECENCFGHPEVKARNRLEKQEKLEKRRQQHQNCCSCCRHHVHRHVNRNNRLAIEEIAAEKDSNRDEEEQKSAIENRNESSGEEVKED from the coding sequence ATGGATCAGCCGAAGGCCAAGTTATCGACAATCGATGGCGAATCGGAGCCCCGGAGCCCCAGGAAGGTGACGTCGACGATTCCAGCGGCGGCGCCGGTACCGGCTTTTCCCCCGGAAACGGATTCCGGCATCAGTTCGGCGGACAGCAGCGATTCCGTGCCCCAAGTGGCGGCGGTGGCCTCGCCCTGCCTGCTGCGCCTCCGATTGGCTCAAACACAACCGGAAAAGCCCAAGAAGAAGCGCGTCGGCTTCCACGCTGGGGTTATCGATAACGAGCACATGAATCGCCGCAAATCGAAGTGCTGCTGCATCTATCGGAAGCCGCATCCCTTTGGCGAGAGCTCCTCCTCCACGGACGACGAGTGCGAGAACTGCTTCGGCCACCCCGAGGTGAAAGCCCGCAATCGGCTGGAAAAGCAAGAAAAGCTGGAAAAGCGCAGGCAGCAACACCAGAACTGCTGCTCTTGCTGTCGCCATCACGTCCATCGTCACGTTAATCGAAACAATCGGCTGGCTATCGAGGAGATCGCGGCGGAAAAGGACAGTAATCGGGATGAAGAGGAGCAAAAGTCTGCGATCGAGAACCGAAATGAATCAAGTGGCGAGGAAGTTAAGGAGGACTAG